DNA from Antennarius striatus isolate MH-2024 chromosome 1, ASM4005453v1, whole genome shotgun sequence:
aacaaaaaagtcataATTTAATGTACTACTAATGTGAAATTATTAGGATGTAAAATTCTTGTATGCGTTTACATGCTTGAGAAATAAATCTGTAAATGCGGACAATGCTTCCAATATGTATGGAACTGAAagatttacatttcaaaatgtgGATACTTCCCACAGATATTCAAACTGGGAGCCAAGATGAGCAACATAATTATCCCAGCTCTTAGGTGGGCACCCAGGATTGTCTTTGATTTAGCGTCAACAAAATGTGAATATTATCACAACCTGCTTCTCTATTCCCAAGTTTTTGATTCAACATTTGCTGTTTGTCAACAAGTTCAAGAGGACAGTCACAATGAATTTGAAGTAATTGCCCCAGGTGTCTCTGTAACATAACTctcgaaagaacgagatccacaTATACAGGTGCTGGTCATATAATTAGAATATCATCAAAAAGTTGATTAATTTCAATATTCCATTCAAAAAGTGAAACTtgtaatatataatgtatacattcattccacacacacttattatttcaagtgtttatttcttttaattttgatgattaTAACTGACAACTAATGAAAACCCCAAATTCAGTATCTCAGAAAATTATAATATTGTGAAAAGGTTCAATATTAAAGACACCTGGAGCCACACTCTTCAGCTAATTAACTCAAAAAACCTGCAGAGGCATTTAAATGGTCTCTAAGTCTAGTTCTGTAGGCTACACAAGCATGGGGAAGACTGCTGACTTGACAGTTGTCCAAAAGACGACCATTGACACCTTGCACAAGGAAGACAAGACAAAAGATCATTGCTAAAGAGGCTGGCTGTTGACAGAGCTCTGTGTCCAAGCACATTAATGGAGAGGCAAAGGGAAGGAAAAGATGTGGTCGAAAAAAGTGTACAAGCAATAGGGATAACCGTACCCTGGAGAggattgtggaaaaaaaaaaccattcaaaAATATGGAGGAGATTCACAAAGAGTGGACTGCAGCTGGAGTCAGTGCTTCAAGAACCATCACGCACAGACGTATGCAAGACATGGGTTTCAGCTGTCACATTCCTTGTGTCAAGCCACTCTTGAACAAGAGACAGCGTCAGAAGCGTCTTGCCTGGGCTAAAGACAAAAAGGATTGGACTGCTGCTGAGTGGTCCAAAGTTATGTTCTCTGGTGAAAGTAAattttgcatttcctttggaAATCAAGGTCCCAGAgtctggagggagggaggagaggcaCAGAATCCATGTTGCTTGAGGTCCAGTGTAAAGTTtccacagtcagtgatggtttgGGGTGCCATGTcatctgctggtgttggtccactGTGTTTTCTGAGGTCCAAGGTTAACGCAGCGGTCTACCAGGAATTTTTagagcacttcatgcttcctgctgctgagcAACTTTATGGAGATGCAGATTTCATTTTCCAAACAGGACTTGGCAGCTGCACACAGTGCCTAAGCTACCAGTACCTGGTTTAAGGACCATGGTATCCCTGTTCTTAATTGGCCAGCAAACTcgcctaaccttaaccccataGAAAATCTATGGGGtattgtgaagaggaagatgcGACATGCCAGACCCAACAATGCAGAAGAGCTGAAGGCCACTATCAGAGTAACCTGGGCTCTCATACCACCTGAGCAGTGCCACAGACTGATCGACTCCATGCCACGCCGCATTGCTGCAGTAATTCAGGCAAAAGGAAAACTATATGCTCATACTTTTCAGTTGGCCAACATTTCTAGAAATCCTTTTTTTGTATTGGTCTTGAGTAATATTCTAATTTTCTGAGATACTGAATTTGGGGTTGTCATTAGTTGTCAGTTAtaatcatcaaaattaaaagaaataaacacttgaaataatcagtctgtgtggaatgaatgtATACATTATACAAGTTTCCCTTTTTGAATCAACTTTTTGATGATATTCTAATTTTATGACCAGAacctgtatgtactgtatactgtacctCAGTATGTAAATTTCTACCTCTGGCAGTGGCGTGACAATTGGAAACACTACTTAATTTAGTCATTCATTTGAAGTTCATTAAGAGTTTTCTGAGCAGTCAGAGAGCTTTCTCAGAGTGCTCTGAAAGTCTATGACACAGTTTAATGGTTTAGTCCTactctgcatttatttttcagttttattcaaacaCTGTGAATGTGCAATTTACtaattattttagtattttatatGACACACAGTTCTATTTATCATGAGGCtcataaatgactttttttaataCAGAGCCCATCCTAAAGtctaaaaacaacaagaaatacACAGAATACAGGGTTACATATAAAATCAACACATATCTTGAGTTATTCCAGCTATGTtcaataaaataagtaaattatattcatgataaaacaacagcaatatTCAGCTAAACTACAGTATGTGATAAAATACTGTTAATTTTTTGTCACACACTGTGTTAATGTTAATTTCTCACCAGTAGGCCATGAAGGGGGTCTGAAAGGAGGAAGCAATGAGGCACTAACAGGACCAGCCTGAAGGCTTCTAGACTCCATGGCTGAAAGGAAGCTCATGATTGAGGTTTCTGAAGTACTGCTGCTCGAGTCAAGTGCTGTTGGcagtaaaacaagaaaagagGAGTAACTACAAGAATGgaaaagaaagttaaaaaaaagttattaggCCATAATGCCTAATAACTGCATAAATTTGCTTAAACCATTTTCAagattacaggtagtcctcaagatatgaataGCCGACTTACAACATTTGTAGGAACAACCACGCGGCGCCATATCTGACTATTGCACCGCAGTTCCCCTACTGCTCCAACCCCTGCCGAGCAGCACCGTTACATACACGCATCTCCCCCGTCTTGTTCTTGTAAGTGTCAATTTGAGCATCTCAGCGCATCAGGCTTTGTAACTCAGATACTTTAGCATTTATCatggctgataaagcaaaggataGTGCTAGTGGTATTAGTGTAAAGCATAAGCCAAGTgatgatagtggtagtggtagagaAATGTGACTATCTCTccgatgacaactctgcctctgaaaGATGTTAACTCCTCCCTCGTCTTCGCTCTAAAGAagtggtccccaaacttttTTTGCGCAATGGACCATCTTAACGtcacacaatattttcatgcaCCAGACTTGAAGGTGTGGCAGATAAGTACAACATAATAAAAGGATATGACTCTcataaaaactggtattttaaatttctttttctttgaagttGTAGGTTCGTCTGGCTATTTTATGCTTcgcaaagaaactttccaaagatgTTGGTTTGATTCGTTTTGCTTGCTTGGGAGTTTTAATTTAGCTTTAATGTGCTCTGTGTCACCGgctggagcggcccctttaagaaggtagccaTGTGACCAAGGGAAGCATCTTGCCTCAATAATGATTCAtaaactcacacacatacaacctTTCTccaggggcagcagtggctcagttggtcgAGCAGGTCATCCAGTGTTCACAGGatcagcggttcaattcccgctccagcTCAGCTACcacagagtgtgagctgacagtgggtggtgtcagctcacctcccgagcactgccgaggtgctcttgagcaaggtgccacgccatgaaggagctgcctgcatCTCTACCTTCCCTATAACTGCATACTTACAGGTCCCTTCTGTGTGTTACGGGACCTCTACACACTATATATAAGCATAAGCTTGATTAATATTGTGTGCTAAAGTggactaataatttccctacggggatcaataaagtaaattaaagttaaaagtAATACAGACGTGGCAGAGAGAATCCAATAATtttgcaaaacaaaacattgtttggAATTTAATAATaagtaaaacagaaataatgtaagtcatgtattctttctgtgcggtCCGGTACCAATTTATCCATCGACTGGTATGAGTCCGCGGACCGGTGGTTGGAGTCTAAAGGTAAGTTACCTtacagtagtacagtattttatttcagttatgttttgtttttatgtccagtGATCATTTCTGATAAGTCATTGGTAAtagtgtttttgtatttagagaTGTTATGGcatttaaataacctcaaatggcgattatagataAATAATGACTTGTGAATGATTCAACTCATGAATAACCTATCGCAACCAATTGTATTCGTAGGTTGAGGCCTAACTGTACTGCCTTCACCTTCATATGACAGAAGTCCTACTTGGTACACATAACACAAGAGCAGAATCTAGAGTAAAACAATACAGAGGCGTCTAAAATCCAAAATATCTTCCTGACCAGATCCCACCAGAGTTAATGTGCAagttcattcattgtttttgtgttcaacTGACTTCTAGAAGACACGTAGCTTTCAAAACTCacctgctgcagcaggaagatGTGATGTAGTGTAGGTAGGAAGCTGATGGGTGGAAGTGTAGCCTTGCCGCTGGAGGAGCTCTGCATCAAGGTTTGCCGTACCATAACTGGAACTGCATcaacaaatataaaacatatagTACATACGCTGCTGAGCAATGAACATCACGTTTGATCTCTTGACACACAGCAAACTTGTCTTTAAGTAACAGTTTTGCAAAGTCGAATGTCAGCTGGGAGACAAACTCTGAATACCTCcttattatttacagaaaaGGCATTACGAGCTCTatgacacatgaaaaaaaatgtgaaatacaaTTTATAGCATTTTGACTAATGGGGGAGAAATTCACAAACTCTTGAAATATTTATTAGGATTAAAGTAATTTCTCAATCTACTTTTGGTTCTTTGCTTTACGCTTCCATGAACACTAATAAATCAAAGCGGGTTACATTTTATAAATGTCTGATGAGTATTTAGTTTCCTGCGTAATTTCACCACATTGCATGTCACTATTTACGAAAGCGCCTTTCCAAGGGATGATATCTATTTCTTGGTGTTAACTATAAAGACACAAACCTCTGCTATTGCGCTGATATGACTGGAATGCGACCAAAGAAACTTCTTAACCTGCAACCTGATGACCAATATTACAGAATGCTTGGAATCTTTCTGCAGCCTCAGGAAGTCTTGTATAGTTTTTGGCTTCTCTTCAGGTTGCATGTGAGCTTCTgaagttatttttgtttgtttttttgactatGAACAcataatgatttattttgtacCAGATAAACAACTTTTTTCATTAAGAATGATCCTTTTTAACTAGTACAGTACATATGCAATAGAACATTAAACGGTGTTGAATCTGATCATAGGTACGCCCTTGCTGCTACAACCCCAGCAGGGTTTGCGTTTACACTTACATTTTACTCGATGTGCAATAagttaaaacacagaaatagaTCCCATGTCTtcactttaataaaaaaaaaagacaaatatcaaCGTGCACGACACGTCGTGTTCGCTATACTGTACGAACACATTAGTTACTACTTGGCTGACATGACTAGCACTGGTAGCTACCGATAGTTATCTGTTTTGTTTCGGCTTTGGCACCTGCGTGTGTGGAAAACCGGGCAAATACACAACGACGTGGGCTACCTTAGCTAACCAAGTTAGTGGAGAATTACAATGATACCTGTTCTCGTTTGCACTTTCTCTACATGGACATGTTGAGCAAACGGGGGACTAGCAAAAACTAGCATTGTGGGAGACGATAAacggatattaaaaaaaaaaaaaaaaaaaaactcgcaCAAGTCAAAACCTCAACAACTCCGAACAAAATTCCGGGATTTCATGGTTTCCTTCAGGGTTTCCGAGAACAACAACCACGGTATGTTTACCGATGAGAGAAACTAGGCCCTCCGCCACCGATATTTCCTTCAGTGGGCAGCCTCTCCTTTATCTTTTACCTTGGCTTGACACTAGCTGCGCTGCGGTCATAGGCCCAAGAAGCTACGGTCTGCGCTGGTGGTGCCAGCGAGCCCGCAAAGCTGGAGGTAGGGTAGTTCCTTTCCATCATCCGGTGAAAGATTCACTTCCCCGACGGAGCTTCGTGGAGCAGCGGACACGCATCGTAGCAGCCCGGGTCCGACCCCACTGCGCGACCGACCAGGGCAGACGAGTCCCGTCAGAGAACTACAGTCCAAAAAAGGCGCCGTTAAGCTTTGCTGGATCTTGAATGAAAGTACACCTTTGTCACCTGGACAATTTCGTCATTTTTTACCTCTCAATCGCGCTTCTTGAATAGTCGTGCAAAGCCTGCATGGGTCCGCGTACCCATGTTACTttatttcccaggatgcaccgCAGAGTTTAGCTGGAAGTTCTGTTCATATCCTTCCCCAAGTCTGAAAGTTCAGATGCTGTGCGCTCCAGTCCACACGGTTCCTGGGCACGCCAGAAATTCTACAGGACACCGTAGTCTGaatgtgggggttttttccctGGAATATTTGACAAATGTCTGATAATGTTAAATTTGATCTTTGGATGCATCTGGAAGTGACCACTTTTGAGACTTTTCTTTTTAGATAAACAGTACTTTGTGATTTTATCAGGTTATATGTACCAAGCCCATACCTAGCCCAACATAAAAAATTTGAATGGCAGCTGTGCAAGACATCTATGCCAGCGAAAGAGGGCCGACAACAAATTGAGACAAAATTCCTAGTTTTTGGTAGAAACACAAGTCAAACTGAACcctggatttatttttattttttaaaaaccctaaaataaagtcaaagttTTTGAAAATTGGGAATAAATAATTTGAGATGTGCCTCTTCTTATGCACATCTTATgggaaatgtttatttttatatacagtatgaattTGATGTTTATTTAATCAATGATGAAGTCTTCAACACAATAGCCCAGAGACATTTTACACTtagtacatacagtactgtacaatCCACCCCCAACTGAACAAAAGAAATCACAGTTGGAACATAgtctatatattttaatttcaagtaTGCTTCATCTCAGCTTCACTAAGGTTACCCTCCAACAAACTGCAATCATGTAATAAAACTTTTATGCTGTACCGTAATTTACAAGGACAATGAAATTGAATGTTTCTGCATCACATAATGTAAATGAGATCCCAATCCAACAAGTTTTTATGTTACAAATTAAAGAGGAGTGAATTTTCCCACATGTTGGAAATGATTGTGCTGCATCCTTTATATGTGTTGGAATATTTTCTGAGTTCTCATAAGCTTATGTTTTTATGCATGTTGTAAAACCGCCTCCGATGAGCTTCTACCTCCAATAATCCATATTGTAATTcaatacataatacataataaaagcaaaaatgacTTCACAGATCTTAAGAGCGTTCATACCAATTCATGAATCATATACTTCCTTGAACATTGCAAAAATGCATatctgtatatttaaaaaactagATGACACAAAGCTGAGAGTAATGACTGAATCTAAACAGTTGGTAGACCTAAGAATCACAAGCACTTGTATTCTCAATTAACACGTCCttgaatatattaataatactaATCATAATGCAATTAAGGTTTTCTTTTACAACTTTTTAAGTATATCTCACATTGCAATTAATACTTATCATGTAATGAGAGAATCCTAGTAAGCCCTTCTATAAATATGCTTGTCTAAAGTAAGGACTGAGGAATTCCAAGTATATTGTATAAAGGTCTCAATTTCCACACACCGATTCTTCATTttcaggcagaaaaaaaaaagtagacaaCTACAAATGCATTAGGATATTTGTCACAGGTTTGATGTTATGAGACAAAGTAATTACTTTTGTGAAAACAGTTAAAGGTTTCTACAGGGGGACATTTTAACACAAGCAGGTTAAAAAGGGGGTGctaaaaagatgagaaaaatgtCCTGCTAACACTAACAGACCACAGAgattacaaatattacagtgGAAAAAATATAGTTAATCAGAGCAATGAATGGAGAGCATCATCATAAAACTTGTAGTTATGAAAAAATGGCATATAAAGAAAAGCAGTGAAGCACAGTGTAAATGTTGTAAACAGTCTGGTTAATGTCACCAGACATGCCAATGTCATTGTGAAGTCACTACCGTTGTATAGTTCCATGAGGTGAGCTAAGAACAAAAGAAAGTAATAATGTATGTTAGAAATATAATCACAAATTACCTGTCTGTGATTATGGATATATACAAGGAAACCTCAAAAAAGGAATTGTGCAAATACCCTGGATAGGGAGGAGGTGGGGCATCATGCTGCCCACTTTTGGCAATTGCCTGCTCATAGGATGGCAGCCCTAGGGGGTCAATTTCTTCACTGGGGGGAGGTGGGTGAGCTGGTGGCACAGGCTGCAAGGACACCTCCTCTAGCCGTCGCATTATTAATGCAGCATTACTCCTCCTCGGTCGGCCCCTCAAGGAGCTGTACGAAGACAGTATGACATGTTATATCATGTCTTCCATATGTGACTGACTTAATGTTTTCAGGTATTACTGTGAACCTTACAGACAATTCccatacttttattttaaatctgcagATTAATCAATATTTGCAGCTATACAGGGGAAAGAGCATTTAATATTGGAGAAGAGCAGCCTCAAattttgctgtaaaaaaaaaaaaatgttcaatttgTGAAATATATTTACCTTTTAGACATGAAGTAATTTTGCTCAAGTGCCTTGCATTATAACCTGTTCATAGCCTCAGAAGTATCTCAGTTACATGCATGAAATGGTCCATTTAATAGAAAGTACATTAGAATAATATAAGTACCACTGTCAGTAAATAAAGACCCTCTCACTCACTTGGCTCGGTTTAGGTCGCCCTTACATTTGCCATGACAGAAATACCACACCATGAggccaacaacaacaatggcaACTCCACCAGCGATCAGTCCCACCAAAAGAGATGTCACATCAATTCGACTTCGCTTGTCCTTATCTGTGAATCATCAGACACCACAGAGAAGGGACAGTGAGGGACAATGGCAGAGATGAAGGATATCATGTGAATATCAAATGTCACATGCCTTTTTTTCCATCTGATTTTCGTCACATCTGAATTCAGGGACTGCATCCTTCAAAGGCTGTATTTGAATACCAAATACAGGACAAGACCATCCCATTTCAAGCAGTTCTACAAATGCAACCTTTCTTTTCTGGGGCCACAGAGGATGTTTTCTGAGGATATTCTTAGTATtctaattacattaattttactATTACTGTATGACTATTATATTTACTACAATCACTAGAGCTTTTACTATAACCGGCTTTAACGCTACCATCCCACCACAGCTTTTAGTACTAATAGATCTACTAATAACTCTTTTCTGACTGGAACAAAAACAGGGGCAGAGATATTTATAAGAAGTTGTTTAATTTcaatattattctttttttggaCAAAGCTTGGCTTGACCTTAGCAGCACTCAAATGGCACTGCCCCATAATTGAGAGATAGCCCGATTCCACGGATTGAGACCAGAGTGCAGCACGGTAAGATTTTCAGTTACAGATCTATATATTATGAATCTTCatcataaatgaaaaacaaatgagcaTTGAAAACGTAGCACTCATCAACAAAAAGCATATGAGCAACACACAGGTAACAGACCCAGCAATCATTTTCAGAAGTGTTTGTGCTGTTGAACAAGTAGTGAAACTGGTTTTGAAAGCGCTGGCAACATGGCAATCCCAGTTTCAGGATGACACATTTGCTTCTAAAAACATACCTGGTTACTACTTTCACT
Protein-coding regions in this window:
- the prrg4 gene encoding transmembrane gamma-carboxyglutamic acid protein 4, which codes for MLFHLLLLLHLLSCGDLVCTRRLLTHEGPQDDEVFVDDGDANSFLGRHLMFNRFDFEIFVPGNLERECFEEICNYEEAREVFENIPDTEAFWKSYISDKDKRSRIDVTSLLVGLIAGGVAIVVVGLMVWYFCHGKCKGDLNRANSLRGRPRRSNAALIMRRLEEVSLQPVPPAHPPPPSEEIDPLGLPSYEQAIAKSGQHDAPPPPYPGSPHGTIQR